In Scleropages formosus chromosome 10, fSclFor1.1, whole genome shotgun sequence, a single genomic region encodes these proteins:
- the LOC108928694 gene encoding interferon-induced transmembrane protein 1-like — MDGSHANVNNYLGWSIFNTLCCCLPLGVAAIIYSCRAKDAAAIGDSTRAQEASRTAKILNIVGLTLGIILIIIVIVIQVVARKNLQH, encoded by the exons ATGGACGGGTCTCACGCAAACGTGAACAACTACCTGGGCTGGTCCATCTTcaacaccctgtgctgctgcctgcccctcGGAGTGGCTGCGATTATCTACTCCTGCAGG GCGAAGGACGCAGCTGCAATTGGGGATTCCACGCGCGCTCAGGAAGCCTCGCGTACCGCCAAGATCCTGAACATCGTCGGCCTCACGCTGGGCATCATACTCATTATCATTGTAATTGTGATACAAGTGGTGGCGCGCAAGAATTTGCAACACTGA
- the LOC108928686 gene encoding uncharacterized protein LOC108928686 isoform X3, protein MAKDGGAQGEIQFPGTNLSLPALPGLEYLDPGGSGLWVPVLGVEMDWTSGRLVPLAGTMEDVDGKGLVPMRIGARTVDPVTGITGSVVGARLDPLRKIVVPVIVPNGLTEGEATDTGLLDILQRECSLRGRFWRQQRRKEEELLRNLDRVLRHCFQSTVHGTGQSAALSITRSTTQSGTTQTSTAHVQGTPVQRSTVQMHWQDREEQLRTGAAVLAQEAQAEAQRRTRARSHLSLLLPHHVLLILTGGDEEQYEQQGWWQAELTAGLDRVSVGVNRLQQEQDRRMAMPHQGCTLKLRELWEQLISRQAELETALTRQHCVREHCQLRMDTAQAFLLGTFWYKDFRLTQIIGHTKLRRGEAVILPLLQKLLYLLEEQKQGSHGRPGAFTGDLMEATKTQEPEQGSSATLDPWTNPPSVLRGKDSHPFKEPICICVPALTVQDWDRLLELSPLFHQLKQVEEQLRDRARQGGLLAEHLPDRGCPFVDVLDAQWECEGELVPLSPDSLNPREFLVYQHGLFLLRTLHSHAEIPAVTLQVASSLPFNNYHHNAFRNSFFYQEAEKNLFVRRQRLWSEGGFSLLLLHCVSHIAVGNLCTDNTDFQRVFFQVLQLCLSEYFLIRLGAPLDPRADALWDAAQNPDQCTQSALLPLLVERVQKPAHGPFSREVLKQLQRHRETSGLWHLENLLRETRSEVRKGWQKPLS, encoded by the exons ATGGCAAAGGACGGAGGGGCTCAAG GAGAGATCCAGTTCCCTGGTACCAATCTCTCTCTGCCTGCCCTGCCGGGCTTGGAATACCTTGACCCAGGAGGCTCTGGGTTGTGGGTACCGGTCCTGGGAGTTGAGATGGATTGGACCTCGGGAAGGCTGGTGCCACTGGCAGGGACCATGGAAGATGTTGACGGCAAAG GACTCGTTCCAATGCGAATCGGTGCCCGGACTGTGGACCCGGTGACAGGCATCACAGGGTCGGTGGTGGGGGCCCGCTTAGACCCGCTGAGGAAGATCGTGGTTCCTGTAATTGTGCCCAACGGCCTGACTGAAGGAGAGGCTACAGACACAGGACTG CTGGATATTCTGCAGAGGGAATGCTCTTTGAGGGGCAGGTTCTGGAGACAGCAGAGGAGGAAGGAAGAAGAGTTACTGAGAAACCTAGACAGAGTGCTACGTCACTGCTTCCAGAGCACCGTCCACGGCACTGGTCAGAGTGCTGCCCTCAGCATCACTCGCAGTACCACCCAGAGCGGCACCACCCAGACCTCTACTGCGCATGTGCAGGGCACACCTGTGCAGAGATCCACTGTTCAG ATGCACTGGCAGGACAGGGAGGAGCAGCTGAGGACTGGTGCAGCAGTGCTAGCCCAGGAGGCCCAAGCCGAGGCCCAGAGGAGAACAAGGGCACGATCGCACCTTTCTCTCCTGCTGCCGCACCACGTGCTCCTTATCCTGACAGGAG GGGATGAGGAGCAGTACGAGCAGCAGGGCTGGTGGCAGGCGGAGCTGACAGCTGGACTGGACAGGGTGAGCGTGGGTGTGAacagactgcagcaggagcaggacagaCGGATGGCGATGCCGCACCAG GGCTGTACTTTGAAGCTCAGGGAGTTGTGGGAGCAGCTGATCTCCAGGCAGGCAGAGCTGGAGACTGCTCTTACCAGGCAGCACTGTGTCCGTGAGCACTGCCAACTCCGCATGGACACAGCACAG GCTTTTTTGCTTGGCACCTTTTGGTACAAAGACTTTAGACTGACCCAAATTATTGGCCACACAAAGCTCAGGCGAGGGGAGGCTGTGATCCTTCCTTTGCTGCAGAAGCTCCTTTACCTGCTGGAGGAACAGAAACAGGGGAGCCACGGGAGGCCAG GAGCTTTTACCGGAGATCTGATGGAGGCAACCAAGACTCAAGAGCCTGAGCAAGGATCTTCCGCCACACTAGACCCCTGGACAAACCCACCCTCTGTCCTCCGAGGGAAAG ATTCCCATCCTTTTAAGGAACCCATATGCATTTGTGTTCCTGCATTAACAG TGCAGGACTGGGATCGACTGCTGGAACTTTCTCCGTTGTTCCATCAGCTCAAAcaggtggaggagcagctgaGGGACAGAGCCCGGCAGGGGGGGCTGCTGGCGGAACATCTGCCTG ATAGGGGGTGTCCTTTTGTAGATGTATTGGATGCTCAGTGGGAGTGTGAGGGGGAGCTGGTGCCACTAAGTCCGGACTCCCTGAATCCTCGTGAGTTCTTGGTGTACCAGCATGGGTTGTTTCTCTTGCGCACCCTCCACTCACATGCTGAG ATTCCAGCTGTCACACTGCAAGTGGCCAGCAGCCTTCCCTTTAACAACTACCATCACAATGCCTTCCGCAATTCCTTCTTCTATCAG GAAGCAGAGAAGAACCTGTTTGTGCGTCGCCAGCGGTTATGGTCTGAGGGAGGTTTCTCGCTGCTGCTCCTCCATTGTGTGTCTCACATTGCTGTGGGAAACTTGTGCACTGACAACACTGACTTTCAAAGGGTCTTCTTCCAG GTGTTGCAGCTGTGCCTCAGTGAATACTTCCTGATCAGACTTGGTGCCCCATTAGATCCTCGAGCAGATGCACTATGGGATGCTGCGCAGAATCCAGACCAGTGTACCCAGTCAGCCCTGCTCCCCTTGCTGGTGGAGAGGGTGCAGAAGCCAGCTCATGGTCCTTTCTCCAGAGAA GTGCTGAAGCAGCTTCAGAGACACCGGGAGACTTCTGGCCTGTGGCATCTGGAGAACTTGCTGAGAGAGACGAGATCAGAAGTCAGAAAAGGGTGGCAGAAGCCTCTCTCATAA
- the LOC108928686 gene encoding uncharacterized protein LOC108928686 isoform X2: MAKDGGAQGEIQFPGTNLSLPALPGLEYLDPGGSGLWVPVLGVEMDWTSGRLVPLAGTMEDVDGKGLVPMRIGARTVDPVTGITGSVVGARLDPLRKIVVPVIVPNGLTEGEATDTGLLDILQRECSLRGRFWRQQRRKEEELLRNLDRVLRHCFQSTVHGTGQSAALSITRSTTQSGTTQTSTAHVQGTPVQRSTVQMHWQDREEQLRTGAAVLAQEAQAEAQRRTRARSHLSLLLPHHVLLILTGGDEEQYEQQGWWQAELTAGLDRVSVGVNRLQQEQDRRMAMPHQGCTLKLRELWEQLISRQAELETALTRQHCVREHCQLRMDTAQAFLLGTFWYKDFRLTQIIGHTKLRRGEAVILPLLQKLLYLLEEQKQGSHGRPGAFTGDLMEATKTQEPEQGSSATLDPWTNPPSVLRGKDSHPFKEPICICVPALTVQDWDRLLELSPLFHQLKQVEEQLRDRARQGGLLAEHLPDRGCPFVDVLDAQWECEGELVPLSPDSLNPREFLVYQHGLFLLRTLHSHAEIPAVTLQVASSLPFNNYHHNAFRNSFFYQEAEKNLFVRRQRLWSEGGFSLLLLHCVSHIAVGNLCTDNTDFQRVFFQVLQLCLSEYFLIRLGAPLDPRADALWDAAQNPDQCTQSALLPLLVERVQKPAHGPFSREQVLKQLQRHRETSGLWHLENLLRETRSEVRKGWQKPLS, translated from the exons ATGGCAAAGGACGGAGGGGCTCAAG GAGAGATCCAGTTCCCTGGTACCAATCTCTCTCTGCCTGCCCTGCCGGGCTTGGAATACCTTGACCCAGGAGGCTCTGGGTTGTGGGTACCGGTCCTGGGAGTTGAGATGGATTGGACCTCGGGAAGGCTGGTGCCACTGGCAGGGACCATGGAAGATGTTGACGGCAAAG GACTCGTTCCAATGCGAATCGGTGCCCGGACTGTGGACCCGGTGACAGGCATCACAGGGTCGGTGGTGGGGGCCCGCTTAGACCCGCTGAGGAAGATCGTGGTTCCTGTAATTGTGCCCAACGGCCTGACTGAAGGAGAGGCTACAGACACAGGACTG CTGGATATTCTGCAGAGGGAATGCTCTTTGAGGGGCAGGTTCTGGAGACAGCAGAGGAGGAAGGAAGAAGAGTTACTGAGAAACCTAGACAGAGTGCTACGTCACTGCTTCCAGAGCACCGTCCACGGCACTGGTCAGAGTGCTGCCCTCAGCATCACTCGCAGTACCACCCAGAGCGGCACCACCCAGACCTCTACTGCGCATGTGCAGGGCACACCTGTGCAGAGATCCACTGTTCAG ATGCACTGGCAGGACAGGGAGGAGCAGCTGAGGACTGGTGCAGCAGTGCTAGCCCAGGAGGCCCAAGCCGAGGCCCAGAGGAGAACAAGGGCACGATCGCACCTTTCTCTCCTGCTGCCGCACCACGTGCTCCTTATCCTGACAGGAG GGGATGAGGAGCAGTACGAGCAGCAGGGCTGGTGGCAGGCGGAGCTGACAGCTGGACTGGACAGGGTGAGCGTGGGTGTGAacagactgcagcaggagcaggacagaCGGATGGCGATGCCGCACCAG GGCTGTACTTTGAAGCTCAGGGAGTTGTGGGAGCAGCTGATCTCCAGGCAGGCAGAGCTGGAGACTGCTCTTACCAGGCAGCACTGTGTCCGTGAGCACTGCCAACTCCGCATGGACACAGCACAG GCTTTTTTGCTTGGCACCTTTTGGTACAAAGACTTTAGACTGACCCAAATTATTGGCCACACAAAGCTCAGGCGAGGGGAGGCTGTGATCCTTCCTTTGCTGCAGAAGCTCCTTTACCTGCTGGAGGAACAGAAACAGGGGAGCCACGGGAGGCCAG GAGCTTTTACCGGAGATCTGATGGAGGCAACCAAGACTCAAGAGCCTGAGCAAGGATCTTCCGCCACACTAGACCCCTGGACAAACCCACCCTCTGTCCTCCGAGGGAAAG ATTCCCATCCTTTTAAGGAACCCATATGCATTTGTGTTCCTGCATTAACAG TGCAGGACTGGGATCGACTGCTGGAACTTTCTCCGTTGTTCCATCAGCTCAAAcaggtggaggagcagctgaGGGACAGAGCCCGGCAGGGGGGGCTGCTGGCGGAACATCTGCCTG ATAGGGGGTGTCCTTTTGTAGATGTATTGGATGCTCAGTGGGAGTGTGAGGGGGAGCTGGTGCCACTAAGTCCGGACTCCCTGAATCCTCGTGAGTTCTTGGTGTACCAGCATGGGTTGTTTCTCTTGCGCACCCTCCACTCACATGCTGAG ATTCCAGCTGTCACACTGCAAGTGGCCAGCAGCCTTCCCTTTAACAACTACCATCACAATGCCTTCCGCAATTCCTTCTTCTATCAG GAAGCAGAGAAGAACCTGTTTGTGCGTCGCCAGCGGTTATGGTCTGAGGGAGGTTTCTCGCTGCTGCTCCTCCATTGTGTGTCTCACATTGCTGTGGGAAACTTGTGCACTGACAACACTGACTTTCAAAGGGTCTTCTTCCAG GTGTTGCAGCTGTGCCTCAGTGAATACTTCCTGATCAGACTTGGTGCCCCATTAGATCCTCGAGCAGATGCACTATGGGATGCTGCGCAGAATCCAGACCAGTGTACCCAGTCAGCCCTGCTCCCCTTGCTGGTGGAGAGGGTGCAGAAGCCAGCTCATGGTCCTTTCTCCAGAGAA CAGGTGCTGAAGCAGCTTCAGAGACACCGGGAGACTTCTGGCCTGTGGCATCTGGAGAACTTGCTGAGAGAGACGAGATCAGAAGTCAGAAAAGGGTGGCAGAAGCCTCTCTCATAA
- the LOC108928686 gene encoding uncharacterized protein LOC108928686 isoform X1 — protein sequence MAKDGGAQGEIQFPGTNLSLPALPGLEYLDPGGSGLWVPVLGVEMDWTSGRLVPLAGTMEDVDGKGLVPMRIGARTVDPVTGITGSVVGARLDPLRKIVVPVIVPNGLTEGEATDTGLLDILQRECSLRGRFWRQQRRKEEELLRNLDRVLRHCFQSTVHGTGQSAALSITRSTTQSGTTQTSTAHVQGTPVQRSTVQMHWQDREEQLRTGAAVLAQEAQAEAQRRTRARSHLSLLLPHHVLLILTGGDEEQYEQQGWWQAELTAGLDRVSVGVNRLQQEQDRRMAMPHQGCTLKLRELWEQLISRQAELETALTRQHCVREHCQLRMDTAQAFLLGTFWYKDFRLTQIIGHTKLRRGEAVILPLLQKLLYLLEEQKQGSHGRPGAFTGDLMEATKTQEPEQGSSATLDPWTNPPSVLRGKDSHPFKEPICICVPALTVQDWDRLLELSPLFHQLKQVEEQLRDRARQGGLLAEHLPDRGCPFVDVLDAQWECEGELVPLSPDSLNPREFLVYQHGLFLLRTLHSHAEIPAVTLQVASSLPFNNYHHNAFRNSFFYQEAEKNLFVRRQRLWSEGGFSLLLLHCVSHIAVGNLCTDNTDFQRVFFQVLQLCLSEYFLIRLGAPLDPRADALWDAAQNPDQCTQSALLPLLVERVQKPAHGPFSREPSGQQVLKQLQRHRETSGLWHLENLLRETRSEVRKGWQKPLS from the exons ATGGCAAAGGACGGAGGGGCTCAAG GAGAGATCCAGTTCCCTGGTACCAATCTCTCTCTGCCTGCCCTGCCGGGCTTGGAATACCTTGACCCAGGAGGCTCTGGGTTGTGGGTACCGGTCCTGGGAGTTGAGATGGATTGGACCTCGGGAAGGCTGGTGCCACTGGCAGGGACCATGGAAGATGTTGACGGCAAAG GACTCGTTCCAATGCGAATCGGTGCCCGGACTGTGGACCCGGTGACAGGCATCACAGGGTCGGTGGTGGGGGCCCGCTTAGACCCGCTGAGGAAGATCGTGGTTCCTGTAATTGTGCCCAACGGCCTGACTGAAGGAGAGGCTACAGACACAGGACTG CTGGATATTCTGCAGAGGGAATGCTCTTTGAGGGGCAGGTTCTGGAGACAGCAGAGGAGGAAGGAAGAAGAGTTACTGAGAAACCTAGACAGAGTGCTACGTCACTGCTTCCAGAGCACCGTCCACGGCACTGGTCAGAGTGCTGCCCTCAGCATCACTCGCAGTACCACCCAGAGCGGCACCACCCAGACCTCTACTGCGCATGTGCAGGGCACACCTGTGCAGAGATCCACTGTTCAG ATGCACTGGCAGGACAGGGAGGAGCAGCTGAGGACTGGTGCAGCAGTGCTAGCCCAGGAGGCCCAAGCCGAGGCCCAGAGGAGAACAAGGGCACGATCGCACCTTTCTCTCCTGCTGCCGCACCACGTGCTCCTTATCCTGACAGGAG GGGATGAGGAGCAGTACGAGCAGCAGGGCTGGTGGCAGGCGGAGCTGACAGCTGGACTGGACAGGGTGAGCGTGGGTGTGAacagactgcagcaggagcaggacagaCGGATGGCGATGCCGCACCAG GGCTGTACTTTGAAGCTCAGGGAGTTGTGGGAGCAGCTGATCTCCAGGCAGGCAGAGCTGGAGACTGCTCTTACCAGGCAGCACTGTGTCCGTGAGCACTGCCAACTCCGCATGGACACAGCACAG GCTTTTTTGCTTGGCACCTTTTGGTACAAAGACTTTAGACTGACCCAAATTATTGGCCACACAAAGCTCAGGCGAGGGGAGGCTGTGATCCTTCCTTTGCTGCAGAAGCTCCTTTACCTGCTGGAGGAACAGAAACAGGGGAGCCACGGGAGGCCAG GAGCTTTTACCGGAGATCTGATGGAGGCAACCAAGACTCAAGAGCCTGAGCAAGGATCTTCCGCCACACTAGACCCCTGGACAAACCCACCCTCTGTCCTCCGAGGGAAAG ATTCCCATCCTTTTAAGGAACCCATATGCATTTGTGTTCCTGCATTAACAG TGCAGGACTGGGATCGACTGCTGGAACTTTCTCCGTTGTTCCATCAGCTCAAAcaggtggaggagcagctgaGGGACAGAGCCCGGCAGGGGGGGCTGCTGGCGGAACATCTGCCTG ATAGGGGGTGTCCTTTTGTAGATGTATTGGATGCTCAGTGGGAGTGTGAGGGGGAGCTGGTGCCACTAAGTCCGGACTCCCTGAATCCTCGTGAGTTCTTGGTGTACCAGCATGGGTTGTTTCTCTTGCGCACCCTCCACTCACATGCTGAG ATTCCAGCTGTCACACTGCAAGTGGCCAGCAGCCTTCCCTTTAACAACTACCATCACAATGCCTTCCGCAATTCCTTCTTCTATCAG GAAGCAGAGAAGAACCTGTTTGTGCGTCGCCAGCGGTTATGGTCTGAGGGAGGTTTCTCGCTGCTGCTCCTCCATTGTGTGTCTCACATTGCTGTGGGAAACTTGTGCACTGACAACACTGACTTTCAAAGGGTCTTCTTCCAG GTGTTGCAGCTGTGCCTCAGTGAATACTTCCTGATCAGACTTGGTGCCCCATTAGATCCTCGAGCAGATGCACTATGGGATGCTGCGCAGAATCCAGACCAGTGTACCCAGTCAGCCCTGCTCCCCTTGCTGGTGGAGAGGGTGCAGAAGCCAGCTCATGGTCCTTTCTCCAGAGAA CCTTCTGGACAGCAGGTGCTGAAGCAGCTTCAGAGACACCGGGAGACTTCTGGCCTGTGGCATCTGGAGAACTTGCTGAGAGAGACGAGATCAGAAGTCAGAAAAGGGTGGCAGAAGCCTCTCTCATAA
- the LOC108928659 gene encoding uncharacterized protein LOC108928659, which translates to MIAATSRTPGTPEAIEGLSCQPGHYCPHENRTPVPCPRGTYGSLTGATSMKSCVSCPPHHFGPRPGLTACIPCGSQAQQPLPGQDHCVCQGEGQSFQPSDGECVCALGYAPWGESGVCVPTAYKICRDGKSRGQHGECLSAEEWRKHCSQQVCLSSEDSEGYDVTLGLCLCRSLARVESCGGWCRTPHPRSPPPVRLVCADDLRLLYGDDGHRVRVSSSVLGSLLKPWDSQGTLQCGRRANFSHQVFLIQTTELGFVGQLSPALADLQRWFQVNNNGPPRASSLPESQGVEDEQLWASDAISRDEARNSSGVGLINPTACLHLGDILLFLITVEHYPQYDRDNLYNTNAGFDWGPFRDLAVDMTFRGTSPSLFFVVFHEPGVYAFRLSSNPHKSMFVKVMPSGGQCYDAGTFFPTVPHYVTRMGITRRRHLLLHPDWLVIGGLLAGGVVILGMCITLLILFRDYGWLEKEPIPVRYRLLQLRYPLDDYASKGSTVMMVKKTHRSLQVGGPGDTAETATPHPDTPLSADEFWDYEHQVDLEAFSTPMFFEVLLKHSVSVTTRLGQLRAEVKELYQAVQERFLGLPLDQRADGGAVPHGYEVLRAQVEQERMRRKALATQLGQLLDSQLRILQVETNAQQQVHGTFGAWLREALRLLDQVPVEGSQLDEEVPQQ; encoded by the exons ATGATCGCTGCAACCAGCAGGACTCCTGGGACCCCTGAAGCCATCGAGGGGTTATCCTGCCAGCCAG GACACTACTGTCCACACGAGAACAGGACCCCGGTGCCGTGTCCCAGGGGGACATATGGCTCGTTGACTGGGGCTACATCAATGAAGAGCTGTGTAAGCTGCCCTCCCCATCACTTCGGCCCCAGACCAGGCCTGACTGCTTGCATTCCCTGTGGGTCCCAGGCTCAGCAGCCCCTACCCGGACAGGACCACTGTGTTTGCCAGGGTGAGGGGCAAAGTTTCCAG CCCAGCGatggagaatgtgtgtgtgccctgGGATACGCACCCTGGGGGGAGAGCGGAGTGTGTGTGCCAACTGCATATAAGATCTGCAGGGACGGCAAGTCACGTGGGCAGCACGGAGAATGTCTGAGCGCTGAGGAGTGGAGGAAGCACTGCAGTCAGCAG gTGTGCCTGTCTTCTGAGGACAGCGAGGGCTATGATGTCACACTGGGCCTGTGTTTATGCCGCTCTCTGGCCAGGGTGGAGTCCTGCGGAGGCTGGTGCAGAACTCCACACCCCCGCTCTCCTCCACCGGTGCGGCTGGTTTGTGCGGACGACCTGCGGCTTCTCTACGGCGACGATGGCCACCGG GTGAGGGTGTCGAGCAGTGTGCTGGGCTCCCTCCTGAAGCCATGGGATTCCCAGGGGACCCTGCAGTGCGGTAGGCGAGCTAACTTCTCCCACCAAGTGTTCCTGATCCAGACAACCG AACTGGGCTTTGTGGGCCAACTAAGTCCTGCCCTAGCAGACCTCCAGAGGTGGTTCCAAGTCAACAATAATGGACCACCAAGAGCTTCCTCACTGCCAGAGAGCCAAG GGGTGGAGGACGAACAACTCTGGGCCAGTGATGCTATTTCCAGGGATGAAGCTAGGAATTCCAGTGGGGTGGGGCTCATCAATCCTACTGCCTGCCTCCACCTAGGGGACATCCTCCTATTTTTAATCACAGTGGAGCACTACCCCCAGTATGACAG AGACAACCTATACAACACTAATGCTGGTTTTGACTGGGGTCCCTTCCGAGACCTTGCTGTGGACATGACTTTCAGAGGAACATCTCCATCACTGTTTTTTGTGGTCTTCCATGAACCAGGAGTGTATGCTTTCAGACTAAGCAGCAATCCTCACAAAAGCATG TTTGTGAAGGTCATGCCATCAGGGGGGCAGTGCTATGATGCTGGAACATTCTTCCCCACTGTCCCTCATTACGTGACTCGCATGGGCATCACCAGGAGGCGCCATCTCTTGCTGCATCCTGACTGGCTAGTGATTGGGGGGCTGCTGGCAGGGGGTGTGGTTATCCTTGGCATGTGCATCACTTTGCTG ATCCTATTCCGGGATTATGGCTGGTTGGAGAAGGAGCCCATCCCTGTGCGGTACCGGCTGCTGCAGCTCAGGTACCCTCTGGATGACTATGCCTCCAAGGGATCCACTGTCATGATGGTGAAGAAGACCCATCGTAGCCTGCAAGTTGGAGGACCAGGAGACACAGCTGAGACAG CAACCCCACATCCAGACACACCACTGTCCGCAGATGAGTTCTGGGACTACGAACACCAGGTCGACCTGGAGGCCTTCAGCACCCCCATGTTCTTCGAGgttctgctgaaacacagcGTGTCAGTCACAACCAGGCTGGGCCAGCTCAGGGCAGAG GTAAAGGAGTTGTACCAGGCTGTACAAGAAAGGTTCCTGGGGCTGCCACTGGACCAGAGAGCTGATGGGGGTGCAGTCCCGCATGGGTATGAGGTGCTGCGTGCACAGGTTGAGCAGGAACGGATGCGCCGGAAAGCACTGGCCACACAGCTGGGCCAGCTGCTGGACAGTCAGCTGCGCATTCTGCAGGTGGAGACAAATGCACAGCAGCAGGTTCATGGGACCTTTGGGGCCTGGCTGAGAGAAGCTCTGAGGCTCCTGGACCAGGTCCCCGTAGAGGGCAGTCAGCTGGATGAGGAGGTCCCTCAGCAGTAA